Proteins from a single region of Candidatus Dormiibacterota bacterium:
- a CDS encoding methylmalonyl-CoA mutase family protein yields MARDLNASGIPLEPVYTAEDRPHLDLGEPGRFPYGRGIRKDMYRGRLWTMRQYAGFATAAESNARYRYLLEHGTTGLSVAFDLPTQLGYDSDAPQSRGEVGKVGVAIDAIGDMETLLDGIPLDRVTVSMTINAPASILLAMLLAVARRRGIPFAALGGTVQNDVLKEYVARGTYIYPPESSMRLVTDVMAYCAREVPQWNTISISGYHIREAGSTALEEIAFTLANAKSYLRAARAAGIDLDTIAPRLSFFWNAHNDFFEEVAKFRAARYLWARITRDEFGCKDPRSQMLRFHTQTGGSTLTAQEPDNNVVRVTIQALAAVLGGTQSLHTNGKDEALALPTAESAKVALRTQQIIGYESGVTDVVDPLAGSYYVESLTADLVERASALIAQIDEMGGSIAAIESGWMQTRIADSSYAAQQAIERGEAVVVGVNRFAEAAGSGARIPLQRIDERVEREQVQRLHDYRRNRDERIVAERLSAVRAAAAGHDNLMPHFLEAVDSGATLGEICNVLRDVFGVYRAKEAIA; encoded by the coding sequence ATGGCCCGCGATCTCAACGCCAGCGGCATTCCGCTGGAACCCGTGTATACAGCCGAGGATCGGCCGCACTTAGATCTGGGCGAACCCGGACGATTCCCCTACGGGCGAGGTATCCGCAAGGATATGTACCGGGGACGGCTGTGGACGATGCGCCAATACGCGGGGTTCGCAACCGCCGCCGAATCGAACGCGCGGTACCGCTATCTCCTCGAGCACGGCACGACCGGACTTTCGGTGGCGTTCGATCTGCCGACGCAACTCGGCTACGATTCCGACGCACCGCAATCGCGCGGTGAAGTCGGCAAAGTCGGCGTCGCGATCGATGCGATCGGCGACATGGAAACGCTGCTCGACGGCATTCCGCTCGACCGCGTAACGGTTTCGATGACGATCAACGCGCCGGCATCGATTCTGCTCGCGATGCTCCTCGCCGTCGCGCGCAGGCGCGGGATTCCGTTTGCGGCGTTGGGCGGAACCGTTCAGAACGACGTACTCAAAGAGTACGTCGCCCGCGGAACGTATATCTATCCGCCCGAATCGTCGATGCGCTTGGTGACCGACGTGATGGCCTATTGCGCGCGCGAGGTGCCGCAATGGAACACGATCTCGATCTCGGGCTATCACATTCGCGAAGCCGGATCGACGGCACTGGAAGAGATCGCCTTTACGCTGGCCAACGCCAAATCGTATTTGCGCGCCGCTCGGGCGGCCGGGATCGACCTCGACACGATAGCCCCACGCCTCTCGTTTTTCTGGAACGCGCATAACGATTTCTTCGAAGAGGTCGCGAAATTTCGCGCCGCTCGCTATCTCTGGGCCCGTATCACGCGCGACGAGTTCGGGTGTAAAGATCCGCGCTCGCAGATGCTGCGTTTTCACACGCAGACCGGCGGTTCGACGCTCACGGCTCAGGAGCCCGATAACAACGTCGTGCGCGTCACCATTCAAGCGCTGGCCGCAGTGCTGGGCGGGACGCAATCGCTGCACACGAACGGCAAAGACGAAGCGCTCGCGCTGCCAACCGCCGAAAGCGCGAAGGTCGCGCTACGCACGCAGCAGATTATCGGCTACGAATCCGGCGTTACCGACGTGGTCGATCCGCTCGCCGGTTCGTACTATGTGGAATCGCTCACGGCCGATCTCGTCGAACGTGCATCGGCGCTGATCGCGCAGATCGATGAGATGGGCGGCAGCATAGCGGCCATCGAGAGCGGGTGGATGCAAACGCGCATCGCCGATTCGTCGTACGCCGCGCAGCAAGCGATCGAACGCGGAGAAGCCGTCGTCGTCGGCGTCAACCGCTTCGCCGAAGCGGCCGGTTCGGGCGCACGGATACCGCTCCAACGCATCGACGAACGGGTGGAACGAGAGCAGGTGCAACGCCTGCACGACTACCGGCGCAATCGCGACGAGCGCATCGTTGCGGAGCGTTTGAGCGCCGTGCGCGCGGCGGCGGCCGGGCACGACAACCTCATGCCGCACTTTCTCGAAGCCGTCGACTCCGGTGCGACGCTCGGGGAAATCTGCAATGTCCTGCGCGACGTATTTGGTGTCTATCGCGCCAAGGAGGCCATTGCGTGA
- a CDS encoding acetyl-CoA carboxylase biotin carboxylase subunit codes for MFSKILIANRGEIAVRILRTAREMGIACVAVYSEIDRDALHVRMADEAYLIGAAAPSESYLNIDRLIDVAKRSGAQAIHPGYGFLAENAAFARRVVGEGLTWIGPHADAIDAMGDKLRARQAMQKASVPFVPGGTHAIEDVAQAIAAAKEFGLPLALKASGGGGGKGLKVARTLDDIESAFTNAKREAEAYFKNGTIYAERYLDNPKHIELQILADKHGNTVHVGERDCSLQRRHQKLWEEAPAQIPASVIAQLRDAGIRAAQAIGYDSVGTIECLVSGDAFYFLEMNTRIQVEHTVSEMISGIDLIREQIRVAAGEPLGFTQADITFRGVAIEGRVNAEDPTQNFRPAPGTIAAYREPAGLGVRVDTAAYPGYAITPDYDSMIAKLIVWAPTREQAIARLARAIDEYVITGVPTTLALLRALCDYAPVRDASYGTATLEPFAATLAPSATAEPPTPSIGGAPPSDEVRVEVNDRLYRVRVIDRPATGSATNGARRSARAGAAGKRSTSAHGNAILSPMHGAVIELRVEPGQEIAEQQVVAVVEAMKMMNEIRAHRAGIAATVHVAAGETVEAGAPLVTLA; via the coding sequence ATGTTCTCCAAAATACTCATCGCCAATCGTGGCGAAATAGCGGTACGCATCCTGCGCACGGCTCGCGAGATGGGCATTGCCTGCGTTGCCGTCTACTCCGAAATCGACCGCGACGCGCTGCACGTGCGCATGGCGGACGAAGCCTACCTTATCGGCGCGGCCGCGCCCAGCGAAAGCTATCTCAACATCGATCGTTTGATCGACGTCGCAAAACGCTCCGGCGCGCAAGCGATTCATCCGGGCTACGGCTTTCTCGCGGAAAACGCCGCGTTCGCGCGTCGAGTAGTTGGGGAGGGGTTGACGTGGATCGGCCCGCACGCCGATGCGATCGATGCGATGGGCGACAAGCTGCGCGCGCGCCAGGCCATGCAAAAGGCGAGCGTGCCGTTCGTGCCGGGCGGAACGCACGCCATCGAGGACGTTGCCCAGGCGATCGCGGCGGCCAAAGAGTTCGGATTGCCGTTGGCCCTCAAAGCTTCGGGCGGAGGCGGCGGCAAAGGCCTCAAGGTCGCCCGTACGCTGGACGACATCGAATCGGCGTTTACGAACGCCAAACGCGAGGCCGAGGCGTATTTCAAGAACGGCACCATCTATGCCGAACGCTATCTCGACAACCCCAAGCATATCGAACTGCAGATTCTCGCCGACAAGCACGGCAACACGGTTCACGTCGGAGAGCGCGACTGCTCGCTCCAGCGGCGGCATCAAAAGCTCTGGGAGGAGGCGCCGGCGCAGATTCCGGCGTCGGTCATCGCTCAACTCCGCGATGCGGGGATTCGCGCGGCGCAGGCGATCGGCTACGACTCGGTCGGCACGATCGAATGTTTGGTGAGCGGCGATGCGTTCTATTTTCTCGAAATGAACACGCGCATTCAAGTCGAGCACACGGTGAGCGAGATGATTTCGGGCATCGACTTGATTCGCGAGCAGATTCGCGTCGCGGCGGGCGAGCCGTTGGGCTTCACACAAGCCGACATCACCTTCCGCGGGGTGGCCATCGAAGGCCGCGTCAACGCGGAGGATCCAACGCAGAACTTCCGCCCGGCGCCCGGGACGATCGCGGCCTATCGCGAGCCCGCGGGCCTCGGCGTGCGCGTCGATACCGCGGCGTATCCCGGATATGCCATCACTCCCGACTACGATTCGATGATCGCCAAGCTCATCGTCTGGGCACCGACGCGCGAACAGGCGATCGCGCGCCTTGCCCGCGCGATCGACGAGTACGTGATCACCGGCGTTCCCACCACGCTTGCGCTCCTGCGCGCGCTCTGCGATTACGCCCCGGTGCGCGACGCGAGCTACGGTACCGCAACGCTCGAGCCGTTCGCTGCGACGCTCGCACCATCGGCCACCGCCGAGCCGCCCACGCCGTCGATAGGCGGCGCCCCGCCGAGCGACGAGGTACGCGTCGAAGTCAACGACCGGCTCTACCGCGTCCGCGTGATCGACCGGCCCGCGACCGGTAGCGCCACGAACGGTGCGCGCCGGAGCGCGCGTGCCGGAGCGGCCGGCAAGCGTTCGACGAGCGCACACGGCAACGCGATCCTCTCTCCCATGCACGGCGCCGTCATCGAATTGCGGGTTGAGCCCGGTCAAGAAATCGCAGAGCAACAGGTCGTCGCCGTCGTCGAGGCCATGAAGATGATGAACGAGATCCGCGCCCACCGCGCCGGAATCGCCGCAACGGTGCATGTCGCGGCCGGCGAGACGGTGGAGGCCGGAGCGCCGCTGGTGACGCTTGCCTAA
- a CDS encoding enoyl-ACP reductase — MKLLEGKRALITGVANRWSIATGIARRMHEHGAQLAFTYQGERVRDEVEKLAAELGGGPVVACDVSDDASLAAMREALAPFGKLDALVHSIAFVNKEDLAGRVYDTSRNGFTTALDISSYSLIALVNTLREGMNDGASVMALSYLGATQIVPNYNIAGIAKAALESIVRYLAYDLGERGIRVNAISAGPIKTASSRQVGGFSRILDVVPKVAPLRRNITADDVGDTAVYLASDLSRSITADVHFVDAGYHAMGMYPPDFNS, encoded by the coding sequence GTGAAACTACTTGAAGGGAAACGCGCCCTCATTACGGGCGTGGCCAATCGCTGGTCGATCGCGACCGGGATCGCCCGCCGCATGCACGAGCATGGCGCGCAACTCGCCTTTACCTATCAGGGCGAACGCGTGCGGGACGAAGTGGAGAAACTCGCGGCGGAGCTGGGTGGAGGCCCGGTCGTCGCCTGCGACGTCTCCGACGATGCTTCGCTAGCCGCGATGCGTGAAGCCCTGGCGCCGTTCGGCAAGCTCGACGCGCTCGTCCATTCGATCGCCTTCGTCAATAAAGAAGACCTCGCGGGCCGCGTGTACGACACGTCGCGAAACGGCTTCACGACGGCGCTCGACATTTCGTCCTACTCGCTGATCGCGCTGGTCAATACGCTACGCGAAGGGATGAACGACGGCGCATCGGTGATGGCGCTCTCCTATCTCGGTGCCACGCAGATCGTTCCCAACTACAATATCGCCGGCATCGCCAAAGCCGCCCTCGAATCGATCGTCCGCTACCTCGCGTACGATCTGGGCGAGCGCGGCATCCGCGTCAACGCGATCTCGGCCGGCCCGATCAAGACCGCGAGTTCCCGTCAAGTCGGCGGATTCTCTCGCATTCTCGACGTCGTACCGAAGGTCGCACCGCTTCGCCGCAACATCACCGCCGACGACGTCGGCGATACGGCCGTCTATCTGGCCTCCGACCTCTCGCGGTCGATCACGGCCGACGTCCATTTCGTCGACGCGGGATACCATGCGATGGGAATGTACCCGCCGGATTTCAACTCGTGA
- a CDS encoding toxic anion resistance protein — MSEQPSASDELALTPPEPVAPVSAESAGARVRLEQGDVASADARVAAFVDDLGRLDVDDAAFRAKIEAVEAIGRDEIRDAGAASNRLLERPLRALREGPMAANSTVAKSLVDLRNTVESLDPSKRGNLFEPRRLLGLIPFGSALRSYFDEYQSAQAHLGAIVDSLYRGRDELLRDNAAIEEQKVAMWEQMRKLQLAIYLCAQLDAALEGRIAGYETSDPARAKKLREDALFPLRQKRTDLLTQMAVNVQGYQALDLIKKNNGELIKGVDRATSTTLGALRTAVATAQALTNQKLVLSQISALQNTTNSMIESTSKMLGEQGVAIYQQATAPSVDLETLHRAFERIYAAMDALDAYKGRAAQSMEQTIDALTTEVDAARKRLT; from the coding sequence ATGTCCGAGCAGCCATCGGCGAGCGACGAGCTCGCGCTTACACCACCCGAGCCGGTCGCGCCGGTATCGGCCGAATCCGCAGGCGCCCGCGTTCGACTCGAGCAGGGCGACGTCGCCTCGGCCGATGCGCGCGTAGCGGCTTTTGTCGACGACCTCGGGCGCCTGGATGTCGACGACGCGGCGTTTCGGGCAAAAATCGAGGCGGTCGAGGCGATCGGACGCGATGAAATTCGCGACGCCGGCGCCGCTTCGAACCGTCTCCTCGAACGGCCGTTGCGAGCGTTGCGCGAGGGTCCGATGGCGGCAAATTCAACTGTTGCCAAGAGTCTGGTCGATCTGCGCAATACGGTCGAATCGCTCGACCCGTCAAAAAGAGGAAATCTCTTCGAACCGCGCCGTCTGCTGGGGTTGATTCCGTTCGGCAGCGCGTTGCGGAGCTATTTCGATGAGTATCAATCCGCCCAAGCCCACCTTGGTGCGATCGTGGATTCGCTCTATCGCGGGCGCGACGAATTGCTGCGCGATAATGCCGCAATCGAAGAGCAGAAGGTCGCGATGTGGGAACAGATGCGCAAGCTGCAACTTGCGATCTATCTCTGCGCGCAACTCGATGCCGCACTCGAAGGGCGCATTGCCGGCTACGAGACCAGCGACCCGGCGCGGGCAAAGAAACTGCGCGAGGACGCGCTGTTCCCGCTGCGTCAGAAACGGACCGATCTGCTCACGCAGATGGCCGTGAACGTGCAGGGGTATCAAGCGCTCGACCTGATCAAGAAAAACAACGGCGAGTTGATCAAAGGCGTCGATCGCGCCACGTCCACGACGCTGGGCGCGCTGCGCACGGCCGTGGCGACGGCCCAGGCGTTGACCAATCAGAAGCTGGTCTTGAGCCAAATCTCCGCGCTGCAAAATACGACGAACTCCATGATCGAATCGACGTCGAAGATGCTGGGCGAGCAGGGGGTTGCGATCTACCAGCAAGCGACCGCTCCTAGCGTCGATCTCGAGACGTTACATCGCGCGTTCGAACGGATATACGCAGCGATGGACGCGCTGGATGCGTATAAAGGGCGCGCCGCACAGAGCATGGAGCAGACGATCGACGCACTGACGACCGAGGTCGATGCGGCGAGGAAGCGTCTCACGTGA
- a CDS encoding heavy metal-binding domain-containing protein — protein MGFFGFRGGQPPQQQQQSAGIGEEPLHTAGGVPQDAIARLRRMSGEGGKALWTSDLSVNEFVLLDRLGMKPLGLVLGSSIYHVGIQYGNYYQNQELEYLSAAMYHARELAIKRMEEEADVLGADGIVGVRINVIAYNWAESALEFTALGTAVKAPAGESHRTVHGKPFTSDFSMQDFYKIYQAGYIPVEVVMGNCVYHVAHQGFMQSLRTWGANVELSNYTEAIYDARELAMSRMQAEAEAHQAEGVVGMTISERSWIWQPHVIEFFALGTSIVHRPGAAAGPDAPTYTVSLDD, from the coding sequence ATGGGATTCTTCGGCTTTCGGGGCGGCCAACCACCGCAGCAGCAACAGCAATCGGCCGGGATCGGCGAGGAGCCGCTGCATACGGCCGGCGGGGTACCGCAGGACGCGATCGCGCGCTTGCGCCGCATGTCGGGCGAGGGCGGTAAAGCGCTCTGGACGAGCGACCTGTCGGTTAACGAATTCGTCCTGTTAGATCGCCTCGGCATGAAGCCGCTGGGCCTCGTGCTCGGCAGTTCGATCTATCACGTAGGCATACAATACGGCAATTACTACCAGAATCAGGAACTCGAGTATCTTTCGGCGGCGATGTACCACGCGCGCGAACTCGCAATAAAGCGCATGGAAGAAGAAGCCGACGTGCTCGGCGCCGACGGCATCGTCGGCGTACGCATCAACGTGATCGCTTATAATTGGGCCGAAAGCGCGTTGGAGTTTACGGCGCTCGGCACTGCGGTCAAGGCGCCGGCCGGAGAATCGCACCGCACCGTGCACGGAAAGCCGTTTACCAGCGACTTTTCGATGCAAGATTTCTACAAGATCTACCAAGCCGGATACATTCCGGTCGAAGTTGTGATGGGCAATTGCGTCTATCACGTCGCGCATCAAGGCTTCATGCAATCGCTGCGCACGTGGGGCGCGAACGTCGAACTCTCCAATTATACAGAGGCGATCTACGACGCGCGCGAGCTCGCGATGTCGCGGATGCAGGCTGAGGCCGAGGCGCACCAAGCCGAAGGCGTGGTCGGCATGACGATCAGCGAGCGGAGTTGGATCTGGCAGCCGCACGTGATCGAATTCTTCGCGCTGGGCACCTCGATCGTGCACCGCCCCGGCGCCGCGGCTGGCCCGGATGCACCGACCTACACCGTCTCACTCGACGATTAA
- a CDS encoding YciI family protein — translation MFLLLSRYVKPLEEVDRVLAEHRAFLDRYYDAGLFVVSGSREPRTGGVIVTTDAPREAVERALAEDPFVREGVSQYEIVEFNASKRAQGFLAALAANSGGA, via the coding sequence ATGTTTCTCTTGCTCTCACGGTATGTCAAACCGCTCGAAGAAGTCGACCGCGTTCTGGCCGAGCACCGCGCGTTTCTCGACCGCTACTACGATGCCGGGCTCTTTGTGGTTTCGGGCTCTCGTGAGCCGCGGACCGGGGGCGTGATCGTGACGACGGATGCTCCGCGCGAAGCCGTCGAACGCGCGCTGGCGGAAGATCCCTTCGTGCGCGAAGGCGTCTCGCAATACGAGATCGTCGAATTTAACGCGAGCAAACGCGCCCAGGGATTCCTTGCCGCGCTCGCGGCTAATTCGGGCGGCGCATAG
- a CDS encoding acyl-CoA carboxylase subunit beta, which produces MKTHQEKYAELERLRARAQAPAGEDAIAKQHARGKRTARERIERLVDDGSFTELDRFAVHRTSAFGLDEREFLGDGVVTGRATIDGRQVFLFSQDFTVLGGSLGEVFAEKICKVMDLAVRTGSPMIGINDSGGARIQEGVVSLGGYAEIFWRNVQASGVVPQLSLIAGPCAGGAVYSPAITDFVLMTEAISQMFITGPEIIKTVTGEDVTFEQLGGATTHASKSGVAHLVGADEDEVCELTQTLFSYIPQNNLEDPPRFACDDDPQRVSPKLDDVVPDSPNKPYDMHAVLEEVLDYGDFFEIQPLYAPNILIGFGRVAGRSVGIVANQPSILAGVLDIKSSIKAARFVRFCDAFNIPLVTFVDVPGFLPGTDQEYGGIIVHGAKLLYAYAEATVPKITIITRKAYGGAYDVMASKHIRADINLAWPTAEIAVMGAEGAVKTIFRREIAAAADKDAKMKELIDDYTERFANPYIAAQRGYVDDVIEAHRTRGAIANALAMLENKRVERPKRKHGNIPL; this is translated from the coding sequence ATGAAGACGCACCAAGAGAAGTACGCCGAACTCGAGCGCCTGCGTGCCCGCGCGCAGGCTCCCGCCGGCGAAGATGCGATCGCCAAGCAGCACGCCCGCGGCAAGCGCACCGCGCGCGAGCGCATCGAACGCCTGGTCGACGACGGGTCGTTTACCGAGCTCGATCGTTTCGCCGTCCATCGCACCAGCGCGTTCGGTCTGGACGAGCGCGAATTTCTCGGCGACGGCGTGGTAACGGGGCGGGCCACCATCGACGGCCGGCAAGTCTTTCTCTTTTCGCAAGACTTCACCGTGCTCGGCGGATCGCTCGGCGAAGTCTTTGCCGAGAAAATCTGTAAGGTGATGGACCTTGCCGTGCGCACCGGATCGCCGATGATCGGCATCAACGACTCCGGCGGAGCGCGCATTCAAGAGGGGGTCGTTTCGCTCGGCGGCTATGCCGAAATCTTCTGGCGTAACGTGCAGGCCAGCGGCGTCGTGCCGCAACTCTCGCTCATTGCGGGCCCTTGCGCCGGCGGAGCCGTTTACTCACCGGCGATCACCGATTTCGTGCTGATGACCGAAGCGATCTCGCAGATGTTCATCACCGGCCCCGAGATCATCAAAACCGTCACCGGCGAAGACGTCACCTTCGAGCAACTCGGCGGTGCGACCACGCATGCGAGCAAGAGCGGCGTCGCGCATTTGGTCGGGGCAGACGAAGACGAGGTGTGCGAACTCACGCAGACGCTATTCTCGTATATCCCGCAGAACAATCTCGAAGACCCGCCGCGCTTCGCCTGCGACGACGATCCGCAGCGCGTGAGCCCGAAACTCGACGACGTGGTCCCCGACTCGCCCAACAAGCCCTACGACATGCACGCGGTACTCGAAGAGGTCTTGGATTACGGAGATTTCTTCGAAATTCAGCCGCTCTACGCGCCCAATATCCTCATCGGCTTCGGGCGCGTCGCCGGGCGTAGCGTCGGCATCGTCGCGAATCAGCCGAGCATTCTAGCCGGCGTCCTCGATATCAAGTCGTCGATCAAGGCGGCCCGGTTCGTGCGCTTCTGCGATGCGTTCAACATCCCGCTGGTCACCTTCGTCGACGTGCCCGGCTTCCTCCCCGGGACCGATCAGGAGTACGGCGGCATCATCGTCCATGGGGCAAAGCTGCTGTACGCCTATGCCGAGGCCACGGTCCCGAAGATCACGATCATCACGCGCAAAGCCTACGGCGGCGCCTACGACGTTATGGCCTCCAAGCACATCCGCGCCGACATCAACCTCGCGTGGCCGACGGCCGAGATCGCGGTGATGGGCGCCGAAGGAGCGGTCAAGACGATCTTCCGACGCGAAATCGCCGCCGCCGCAGATAAAGACGCAAAGATGAAGGAACTCATCGACGATTACACCGAGCGCTTTGCCAACCCGTACATCGCGGCGCAGCGCGGCTATGTGGACGACGTCATCGAGGCGCATCGCACGCGCGGGGCCATCGCCAACGCTCTGGCGATGTTAGAGAACAAACGCGTCGAGCGCCCCAAACGCAAGCACGGCAACATTCCGCTCTAG
- a CDS encoding nitronate monooxygenase family protein, whose amino-acid sequence MKPSWLSRLRIPVIGAPLFIISNPKLTIAQCTGGIVGSFPALNARPAAQLDEWLDELTRSLADWDARHPDRPAAPFAVNQIVHKSNDRLMDDLALCVKYRVPIVITSLGANEEVNAAIHEYGGTVLHDVINQRHAHKAIEKGADGLILVAAGAGGHAGTLSPFALVAETRAWFDGLIALSGSIATGGGVLAAQAMGADVAYIGSAFIATGEANASDAYKDGVVRGDASEIVYTNLFTGVHGNYLKASIRAAGLDPDRLPESDPSKMHFGDGAAKAWRDIWGAGQGVGSVREVVPAHALIERLAREYDAALARIVAEGRFRASVQA is encoded by the coding sequence ATGAAACCGTCCTGGCTCTCGCGTCTGCGCATTCCGGTCATCGGCGCACCGCTCTTCATTATCTCGAATCCCAAGCTGACGATCGCGCAGTGCACCGGGGGCATCGTGGGATCTTTTCCGGCGCTCAACGCTCGTCCGGCCGCCCAGCTCGACGAATGGCTCGATGAACTCACACGCTCCCTTGCAGACTGGGACGCGCGCCATCCCGATCGGCCCGCCGCGCCGTTTGCCGTCAATCAAATCGTCCACAAGTCCAACGATCGCTTAATGGACGACCTCGCTCTGTGCGTCAAGTATCGCGTGCCGATCGTCATCACGTCGCTCGGAGCCAACGAAGAAGTCAATGCCGCGATCCACGAATACGGCGGCACCGTCTTGCACGACGTCATCAACCAACGGCACGCCCACAAGGCGATCGAGAAAGGGGCGGACGGTTTGATTTTAGTGGCCGCCGGCGCCGGCGGCCACGCCGGAACGCTATCGCCGTTTGCCCTCGTCGCCGAAACGCGAGCGTGGTTCGACGGCCTCATCGCGCTCTCCGGATCGATTGCGACGGGCGGCGGCGTGCTGGCCGCGCAAGCGATGGGCGCCGACGTTGCGTATATCGGCTCGGCATTCATCGCGACCGGCGAAGCCAACGCTTCGGACGCGTATAAGGACGGCGTCGTCCGCGGCGACGCGAGCGAGATCGTCTACACCAACTTGTTTACCGGCGTGCACGGCAACTACCTCAAAGCCTCGATTCGCGCGGCCGGGCTCGACCCCGATCGCCTGCCCGAATCCGATCCCTCCAAGATGCACTTCGGCGATGGCGCCGCCAAAGCGTGGCGAGATATTTGGGGCGCGGGCCAAGGCGTCGGGTCCGTGCGCGAGGTCGTTCCGGCGCACGCGTTGATCGAGCGGCTCGCGCGGGAGTACGACGCCGCCTTGGCCCGCATCGTCGCGGAAGGCCGATTTCGAGCCTCCGTGCAAGCCTGA
- a CDS encoding DHA2 family efflux MFS transporter permease subunit, whose protein sequence is MMHDEHLVEYGTRRWLIVAGVMLATLLQVLDATIVNVALPTIQGNMGANFDDGAWIVTAYIIAAVIVIPLTPWLQQVFGRKQYYVAAIIGFTIASALCGLATSLDQLIFFRVLQGLCGGGLIATGQAIMRDTFPAKELGKSQALVSIGAIVGPSIGPTLGGVLTDALSWNWIFYVNIIPGIVAALLCAGFLRNPPKRGKASVDAVGLGLMALGLGCLQYVLDEGERNDWFNSHHIFAIAVVSAASLVTFVYWELRVVEHPIVDLRILLRNRTVAAGCLLAMTLAFGLFGGVILSPQFQQSLLDFTATLSGLSILVRAAAIMLMTPVTLYALNRFHVKPQVLLGVGFVIVGIANIMTAAVITTNSSFGTFVPPLFLGGIGFGMIFVPLSVAVLRSVHGIDTQKATSLLSLCQQLGGSIATATLVTLLDRRSAFHQDILAGNVTLRNLAVQHAEQMHGSIAQAAAIVAQQAHTMAFADAFFFLGVVTLVLTPMVLLLRTPHGVPVPMHAAALE, encoded by the coding sequence ATGATGCACGACGAACACCTAGTCGAATACGGCACGCGGCGTTGGCTCATCGTGGCCGGCGTCATGCTGGCGACCCTGCTGCAAGTCCTCGACGCCACCATCGTCAACGTCGCGCTACCGACGATCCAGGGCAACATGGGAGCGAACTTCGACGACGGTGCGTGGATCGTTACCGCCTACATCATCGCGGCCGTTATCGTCATCCCGCTAACGCCGTGGTTGCAGCAAGTCTTCGGCCGCAAACAATACTACGTGGCGGCCATCATCGGGTTTACGATCGCCTCCGCGCTCTGCGGACTCGCGACGTCGCTCGATCAACTGATCTTTTTTCGCGTGCTGCAAGGGCTGTGCGGCGGCGGTCTCATTGCAACCGGTCAAGCGATCATGCGCGATACGTTTCCAGCCAAGGAGCTGGGCAAGAGCCAAGCGCTCGTGTCCATCGGTGCGATCGTCGGGCCCTCGATCGGTCCGACGCTCGGCGGAGTGTTGACCGACGCGCTGTCGTGGAACTGGATCTTCTACGTCAACATCATTCCGGGCATCGTCGCCGCACTCTTGTGCGCGGGCTTCCTGCGCAATCCGCCCAAACGCGGGAAAGCATCGGTGGACGCGGTCGGCTTGGGTTTGATGGCGCTCGGCTTAGGCTGCCTCCAGTACGTGCTCGACGAGGGCGAGCGCAACGACTGGTTCAACAGCCATCACATCTTCGCGATCGCCGTCGTTTCCGCGGCCTCGCTGGTGACGTTCGTGTACTGGGAGTTGCGGGTGGTCGAGCACCCGATCGTCGACCTGCGCATCCTCTTGCGCAATCGCACCGTCGCGGCAGGCTGCCTGCTCGCCATGACGCTGGCTTTCGGGCTATTCGGCGGCGTCATTCTCTCGCCGCAGTTCCAACAATCGCTACTCGACTTCACGGCGACGCTCTCGGGTTTGTCGATCTTGGTGCGGGCGGCGGCGATTATGCTCATGACGCCCGTCACGCTGTACGCGCTCAATCGGTTCCATGTAAAACCGCAAGTGCTCCTCGGGGTCGGGTTCGTCATCGTCGGCATCGCGAACATCATGACCGCCGCGGTCATCACGACCAACAGTTCGTTCGGAACGTTCGTACCGCCGCTCTTTCTGGGCGGCATCGGCTTCGGGATGATCTTCGTGCCGCTCTCGGTCGCCGTGCTCAGATCCGTACACGGCATCGATACCCAGAAGGCCACGTCGCTGCTCAGCCTGTGCCAGCAGCTCGGCGGGTCGATCGCCACGGCCACCCTCGTGACCCTGCTCGACCGCCGCAGCGCCTTTCATCAAGATATCCTGGCCGGGAACGTCACGCTGCGCAATCTAGCGGTACAGCACGCCGAGCAGATGCACGGGAGCATCGCGCAGGCCGCGGCGATCGTCGCGCAGCAAGCGCATACCATGGCCTTTGCCGACGCGTTCTTCTTCCTGGGCGTGGTCACGCTCGTCTTAACGCCGATGGTCCTCTTGCTGCGCACACCACACGGGGTGCCGGTCCCCATGCATGCAGCCGCCTTGGAGTAA